The genomic interval TTCAAATTGTCGAAATATAACTTGACATGGAAGTTTTgattatatcaaatacatgttaTGAATTTTGTAAAACACTGTAACATGTGATGGCGAAGAAAGACAACTTTTGCATCAGTTATCAATATTGCATGCTTACATTTAACACTATTAAATGTTTCTGAGAAAATTAACTTTAAAAGCTTCAGATAGTACATTGttgctttgataaaaaaaaagtgtCTAAAGTATGAATAGGTTTTATAGTAAATCACTGATTTCATAAGCATGTGTGTAATTATTCGGCTTTCCAGTACTATGCCTATAAAACCACGGAATTCCGGTTTAAATCATCATCTGTAActcaatgttatatattttttgtaagatttcattaaCATGTACACATCTCTGCAGGGTAAGTCCAAtctataattttgcatatttttgctcACCAAATATGGCTGCTTCTGAGACACAACAGAAAGACAGTTGCTTTAACACTTTGATTGTGATCAAGTCACTGATATCAGATTTTTAAATGATTGTAATAATTGCCAATTTTCACTGTTGTTATCACGTCCACTTTTCTTGCCAATGAGCATCAGTATCATGAGTGCAGGTATATGCACTAATGTAAAGCGGAAAAGTCTTCTTGATGAATTGCTATCACCTTTTCTGTAAAAGTTCCAGGCTAGGTAAGCTAGCCAGACATTGAGTGGCAGTGAATCGACAGCAAATGTCCAGGTTGTTAGATGTACGAGGGGAGCTGCGCTACACAGTCCTATCATGCCTATACTGTATCTAAGAGCTACACGCTTACATAGCTCTGGTCGTACTACACTCGCCATTCTGTATCCGCCTCTAGAATAGTCAGGACGTAGATTCCAGCTTAATGCATTAAAGTGAGGGAACTGCCAGGCATATAGAATAGCTCCTAATAACAAAGCTCCTGTAAAACAATGATGGTAAAATGAGTTAACCATGTTTACTTTTCGGTAAACTAAGATGTTAAtctaattaaatttatatactgGTAGGTTAcctgaattaaatacatttatctATTCTCAGATTATTGTATGCCTATGAAACTAAACAGGCTACTAAATGCAACTTATTAATTAGTTCAAGACTAAGTCGCTTCTATGTAAGAATCTTTCCAGTATAATGCAGGTCGGAATATTCAGCTCAAGGTTATCTGTTTAGGTGACAAGGTATGCCAAGTTACTGTGACATAAATATTTTCATCTACAACTACAACcaatttattatcaaaaatattcttTTACTTGCATACTGTATTCTAGAAATTGTACAAGAAATAATTCTGTGCTGTATATAACAAAAGCTTCAGTGTTAGGGAAAACTTAGTTTAATGTTTCTACTCTCATAATGTTTTCTGACTTCTTAAACCTACCAAATAGTATGCAGAATGTCAAAATGCCGGGAGAATTGGGTTATAACTTGGTTAGTATTTCTAACTGCTTCATTTCTGCTTACTTCTGATGTAAAGCACTAGCAAAAGAATATAGATTATTGCAGTATTGGTTGGTTGGTGTGTTCATGTTTGAACTGCATTAACTTGCAAATCCTTAGGTATTCACTGAAAGTAATTTATCACCAGATGAGCATATTGTAGGGTAGCAATATACAGATCTTCAAAAGAGACAAGAGGACCATCGTTGCTCTAAGTCTTTAACCTGAAACTGACTATTTATCAAGcagatcatgagaagaagttgtttatagttatcttctatttttagctgtagcagccctaaaagggccaaaagcCCCCATTTGATAGACCTGAGAGACGACCTTATCATGATCTTACAGATAAAGTtggatgaagatccatcgagtggttcatgagaagatgtttaaaggttttttctatgtTTACCTCTAGTGGttccttaaaggggccaagtgccccaatttgcATAAAATTGGGAGAAGACCCTATAATGATGCTATAATAAtgagaccaaatttgatgaagatccatcaggtggttcattagaagaagtcATTCAAAGGCGTTTCTACTTTTAactctagctgcccctaaaaggggccaagtgtcctcatttgaacaaataaGAGCAGGGACAGTGCGAagatgctacagaacaagttttGTGATATTCTGACTAGTAGTGTCTGAGGTGAGGATGTCTATGTAAATTGTGGATGCCGAACCATCCACACAAACTATTGCCTCACCCTGAACCATCAGTTCATTCAGGTAATCTAAAAATGTGCCAGGTAAACAGTTGGGATTACCTTAAGCATGTATTACTGGATACAAAAATGTGACATGTTTCCCTGATTTTACACCCACTCATCTTTGTGCATGAACTGATAAGTTATATTTCTTGCAAACAAGAGTTTCCAATGCTTTCCATGTTACTGTTTTAACAGTTACCTACAAGTAATGAAAGATTCTTAAATTCTGAACGAGTGGTTGAACAAGACTGGTAATTATGACAGATTACTTACCTGGTTCCAGCATTCCTGTGCATGCTGTCCATCCCATCATTGGAGGTATAGCCCCAACAATGGAACCAACCCAGGTATTTAATATACTGTATCTCTTCATTGGTGTATAAACCAGTGTGTACAGACCAAGGTTAAACGCTCCAAGAGTCGCAGTCAGAGGGTTCACACCGAGGGTGAGGATCACCAGTCCTGTTGACCCAGTTATCACAGCAAATGTTACAGCATGCAGCGGACTGTAATATCAGAAATATCATATCAACTTCAAGTTTAGTACTGTATCTTGTTTTAACCTACATTTTTGTCTTGTTTGTAAAAGAAATCAGACATGGATGATTTAAATGAGAATAAGGTTTATGTTGGCAAAAtgaaacctgaaattttaagtttcGTTATTGTTGGGTGGGTTTAAAGTCACACTAACATAGTTTAGGTAATATTGCAGCTTTAACCCAGAAATTTGCCCACTGGGCTTAGGTACTCACTGGATGTCTGTCTGTAGTACACTGGTGCCCCAATGCAAGACTAAGTaaacacaagataaaaaaaaagttttttgtagGGGTGGGTCGCAGTAAGAGGGGTTAAACCACAAATAAAACCCCAGGTGAAAATTTCATATGCTGCACAAGTTCACTACTGCACAACATTGGTATAGAGTTTCATGACTCCCGATCAAATACTGTTCAAGATATGCGGAACATattaaatgcacatttttgactatgtcaagAACCATAATCATAACTCTttgtcttgcagagtgaaatcaaAATCTCAGGTGTAAAaactcacatgctgaataatattcctatttaGTTGTGTACCTAGTGTGGGATTTTCACTCAGCCGGACCAGTATTATGGTTCTTCACTTACTGTAGTAAAAAGTATGCATAGCCTTAAAAGGTTCTTGTTGCATTATGCAACTTGCATATatctcaaaatttatttaaaatcggGCTACCAGTTTCATACAACAATATTTCTACAGTTTCCActaagtacatacatgtatatggaaaAGTGAATATGCCCCCGCcagccatgtttttcaatgaatCGAAATTATttttggtagagggttacataaAAACCCTTTTGTCAAAATCGGACTACCAGTTTAGAGGGAGATGTCgattaaagaattttctctttcTAGCTCTGGCTATGTGCTGTGCAACAATGTGGAATGGTTTGAACAACTTGAACAACCACCCAAGGAAACTCTGGGCCAAGTATCATTGACTTTACCAcacggtttcagaggagatgtcgtttgaggaaaagtgtggacagacagacagtgagagatcacaatagctcaccaaaGCACTTTGTAAATGTATTTGTACTGTGTAGTAAAAAATTTGCATCAACTTTTCAGTGAcctgattttattttattaagtaagAACTGGCTTTATTAGCtgttatcaattttttttattgtttttctttaacaGTGAAAATTAAATGCAATGCCTTGAAAAATTCATGTACAGTTAACTAGCAAACTCGTGCAGTCAGACAAGTCTCAATATTGAAATAGACAGTTTATcaattgtactaaatatataccTGAGATGTCCACGCACAAGCACCCTATTCTTTGTTCTGTTCATCTGTGAATCAAATGGAACTTCCAAATACTGAAACAGTAAAATGTCAGCAATGTCTTGATACTTCATATAACATTTTCTACACCTGTTTATCTGTATATAGCATGTATCCTCCTGTACATATAGACTGAACATGAAGTGAGTCTTGCCCCCAAAAGTACAAATCCAAGTTCCAGAATGAAAAGGGCATAAGTGTATGAAGCAATTATTTTAATTAGGCAACCACTTTAAATCCCACTCAAAAGTTTTACTTTCTATAAACATCCCATTTGGTGACTTTTTTCATCATGCAACCAGTGACCGAATAAAACCAGCCCaaatacataaaattatctgtaaatgTATACTGTATGTATTAAACAACCCTGTACAAAACTTGCCACAACCATCTATGTAGCGAGTGTTTTTGCAAACATACACATTAACCTTTTCTAACAATTGAGCAAACAACAACTGCCACCTTCAGTGAACTAGGAAAAGTATTCAacagcttaacctttagcctgctaaatttctaaaatggactgatccatcactcaatttgggcaataccatttattatctgaaggggtggtcactaaaaatttactgactgaatagcgaacagtgcagaccatgattagcctgcacggatgtgcaggctaaacttggtctgcactggtcgcaaaggcagaataactcgccgccagcaggctaaaggttaaaataatcACAAACAATATTAATCAGAGTTTCAAACTTTGACGTGCATGGTATATCAACACTTCAACATAATTATGACTTATCTGTAACAATTTACTAAAAGCTTCTAAGAGGCTTCTATTACGAGACCACTTTTTGGCGGTCCTTTGTGTGGTCTCCTAGTACAATGTCTACTGTAATGCTTTTAAATATTAACAGTTCAgattgtcatatatatatataaagcagaAGTCATTTATACACCTTTTAagaatgatttaaaatgaaagatCAAAATATCAGCCAATTACCAttaaagtataatttttttttgtattgaataGCACATAATATGTTGTAAGTGGCTGACAAAGCCTTTTTCAGTAGACATTTCTCACACTGACAAATAATATCATCTTAAGCAGCAGATAAATTTGATCATTATGACGTGACGGCTTTACCAACAACACACTTCAGGAATTCTACACATTACCTGATTGCTTTAATAACAGTACTATTGAGAAATGCTACATCTAAAACATGAAGTGAGGGCTGAACCAATACATGTAGTACATTTCATCAATGTTACATCTTACCTGATTCACTGGATTGGCTGAACATGAAGAGAGGACACTTCAGCAACATTACATGTAGTACATTTTACCTGATTCACTGGATTGGCTGAACATGAAGTGAGGACACTTCAGCAACATCACATGTACATCTTACCTGGTTCTCTGGAtttgttacatgtacattttaccaGATTTACTGGATTGGCTGAACATGAAGTTAGGACACTTCAGCAATGTCACATGTACATTTTACCTGATTCACTGGATTAGCTGAACATGAAGTGAGGACACTTCAGCAATGTCACATGTACATTTTACCTGATTCACCGGATTGGCTGAACATGAAGTGAGGACACTTCAGCaatgttacatgtacattttaccTGATTCACTGGATTGGCTGAACATGAAGTGAGGACACTTCAGCaatgttacatgtacattttaccTGATTCACTGGATTAGCTGAACGTGAAGTGAGGACATTTCAGCAATGTCACATGTACATTTTACCTGATTCACTGGATTGGCTGAATACGAAGTGAGGACACCTCAGCAATACTTCAGCGATGTCACATGTACATTTTACCTGATTCACTGGATTAGCTGAACACGAAGTGAGGACACTTCAGCAATGTCACATGTACATTTTACCTGATTCACTGGACTGGCTGAATACAAAGTGAGGACACTTCAGCAATGTCACATGTACATTTTACCTGATTCACTGGATTGGCTGAACATGAAGTGAGAACACTTCAGCAAcgttacatgtacattttaccTGATTCACAGCATTGGCTGAACATGAAGTGAGGGCTGTACCAAAAGTACACAGAAGGAATGTGCTCAGGTAAAATGGATCCGGAGCTACAGCATAGCCTGCCATTGTTGTTATAACCACCAAACCTATTAATAGATATGTAAGATCAATACACATTGAACATACTGAAAATATATACTGATCTCATTAAGGTATGTAAAGCCTGGTCAAATTATAACTGAAAACCTGCAGTAAACTGTAGCAACAAATGTATCTCAGGTTGGTTAGTAAGTATAACAAGacacttttaaaataaatactgtaCATACTATAGCACATTATACAGTACAATGCaagatataattttatatctGCACAAAGTGCACATCtttatatatgtatgtagtgaTTATCTAGTGAATATGTAATACAACTGTAACAGGAGAATGGAAAAGTAACAAGTCAAAAAGATATATCACTAGAAACAATACAGATTTTTACTGGTGACTCCTATGAACAAATTAACGTCAATTTAACACTAGCCTAGAAATGCTCGAAACTGTTTGCATTCATTTGATTATAAAAGCTTACAATGTGATAAACATTCAGTAAGATTACTTAAAACTAGAGACTGCTATCTTTCCCATGCCATATTATTCGCAGAAAAAGTATGTTAAATTTTTACCAGTCAATCTTATTTTGGAGAGTTTCATGTAATACTGAGGCAGTTTAGAGTAATCCAATTTCACCTCCCTCCATGTATACTCTGATACTGATTCTACATGTTTTGACGGACTTGTACTGTCTATCTTCAAACCATCATCATAATCAAAATAGAGTTGTAAAAGTTTCTTCTCATCTGGCAGCTTAACTTCCACTTCCTTTGTTTGTCTGCCATTGTCTACATCCAATTTAACACCACAGTGCTTGAGGAATATAGTAAAATCCTGAGTATCACTTTCAGTTGGAATATTAGATCCCTCTTTTAGCTTCTTCGAGGTAGTCTCACTATTCACTGCTGCCTGTTTTGTAACTGAATGAAATTGGTTTTGATCCCTGAACTTTGATAAATCACTCGGAACTTTTATTTGGATCACCTTTGTCTCAAACTGTTCTTGTTGGACAGCTTTCTCCACATTGTCTGTATCTGTATCACACGTAGCTGCTGCAACCTTTGGTTTTGTTGaatactgaaataaatgtaaatatataaatagattTGCAAATTGCAAGTATATATTTCATAACTACATCAAACATTACTGGTATCACAAGTATTACAAATACCAATTCAGAATTTTATAGtttaattacaaatacataatcaTATCACACAATCACAACTAGAAATATATTAGAGTTACATCAATGTACATACATTTTGTGTACATACATTTTGATACATGGTACATCACACAGAATATTATTCAACTTTTTCCCAGgtcaaaatgaaagtaaatgtgaagttttcaaaatattggcTGTATGAGTTCTATAACTAACAATTTCTAACATTGGTATTAGGGTCCCAGGTATTGGTGCTTTTCGTCTGGCATGCTAACAAACCAAGGAAGCTTCTGGGATTggagtgtcttctgtatcttgtaTTATCCCTACTAACATAACTTAGAGTCTTCTGAAGAAGTCACCCATATGGGCTACTGGTAGCAAGTTTGACAACTATAAATAAGAAACTGCaaagtcaaacaagagcaccgccttgcgggtgcagatgctcatacgatttttttgtctctgtatactcggtaatagaaatattgtcctacccatgattttctaagtccaaaaagggccataattcttgcaaaaagcaggatgaagttatgtttcttgctgtacagagttagcttttgatggtgaacaactgttgcaagtttcaaagcaatagctttgatagtttaggagaaaaatttacctaaacacaaaaccaaatctgatattttctaagtccaaaaggggccataattcttgcaaaaagcaggatagaattctgtttcttgctgtacaggccagctactgatggtgaacaagtgttgcaagtttcaaagcaataatagtttaggagaaaagctgacctaaacataaaacttaaccaggcgacGCCAATGCCAACGCAGACGCCGATCAAGTattgacaataactcatcattttttttcaaaaaatcagatgagctaaaaaggggcataattttgtaaaaatgcaaagtaaagttatgtaacctgtgtcagatcatgacagtgaacaagtgtgtgaagttagTGGGAACTGAGATACAagctttacatacaaaaacttaaccaaaaacagctaTGTCgaaaaaaaggagcataattttgtaaaaaagcaaaatagagttatggaacctgtacaatgtaagtcagtttatcacagtgaataaatgtgtgaagtttcaatccattcccacaagtggttacgaagacaccagcttacatacaaaaacataaccaaatcAGGACGACAACGCGGAAGATgacacatgggtgagtccaattgctctacctattctttTTCAAGCTAAAAAAGACAGCAAATTCTAATTAGAAATGGTCGCTAATTGTTTCACTGACATAATTAATGAAACTAAAAATGGAAGTAATAGGATCACCAAGAGTAACAGAAGCACTGTGAGTGAGTACTTTTCCATTAAGTAAATTAGGTCACACGTGCTTACGCAATGGAAAATTTTGATTTCTTTGGAAACTCACAGGTAATTTCCCATCAGTgcttgaataaaaataaataaccaaTGATAAACGATTTCCTCACATCAATTGCTTAATTTACATATGACAAGTCATGCttttattgtactaaatacaaaccgtgAGATGACCATGTGTCAGTCGGCATATAGCATGATAGaacagaatatattttttataagttCTGATCAGCTGCAGAACATAAACCCAATGACAGAGCAGCACTTTCAATTAACACCCGAATGTCTATCACTTTCAATTAACCACCGAATTTCTATCAATGGCCGACATTAGTCTGTGTGTTTGCATCACAAGgtgtgaaaaatatattagatGACATTTAATCCACTATTGATTGTTGCATTGACAAGCTTACAAAATTAGGTTTATGTTGCCGACGAGTTTCAAAGCGCGAAATACTATACTTATGTCAGACCATTATAATATTTTTCTAgacataaatgttatttttttgcaCATAAATTTCAATAATTATGTTGCAGATAAGAACCTTCTTTTACAGAAAGCGTCGTAACACGAATGAACTATTCACATGCACAAAGTTGCTGTCagtttttaaagaagaaaaaaaaagtattgaaccacaaaaaatatatatttaaaactgtaaGAACCTCTTGTTTAACATCTCTTTCTGAGGATACTTTCAGTAAATTTGAAATGAGATCAATTGAGCACGCTTGTGAAAATAATTATGTTCGCAGAAGGGCTACTCCATACTCTTTTCAGGTCAATATAAATCAAAAGAGAATTTAAAGCGGGAAGTAATATTTCCAGTCCTTAATATTATAGAGTAATCTGTGTTATTCATTCATAACCACCTCTCCCAATTAAGCTCGTAGCGTTAAGGATGCAGCCATTTTTATTTGATGTCGCAGCCCAAAATTCGTCAATGTATTGgatgttaatatgaaaatagtTCAGAATCTCACATTTTAAACCAAAAGCAAAATCCTGAACTGATGGCACTAAAAATGTATTGCTGATGCACTCTGTATTACATTTAGACGGGAAAACAATACATGTGCGTTTCATGTCGTAAGTTTTCTGTTGTATTAAATGTGTGCACATTTTCCTCACAACATATGCaaatacatttcaacatttagatTTAGAggcttatgtaaattactttaagtgAACTTTCAGAAAATTAGTAGATATCACACTCTCCCTACATTAAATTCGTCTGTTAAAAAAAACCAATGAACaaaattaaagtataaaaaaactaaaccctatggaaatgaaatacatttaaatgattttacaccATCACACATCATACCAGACTGAGGT from Mercenaria mercenaria strain notata chromosome 2, MADL_Memer_1, whole genome shotgun sequence carries:
- the LOC123564101 gene encoding protoheme IX farnesyltransferase, mitochondrial-like, which translates into the protein MRIPAHVTKCFIRLTPISSRHYSSISRKYLWKTNANRVHSYSTKPKVAAATCDTDTDNVEKAVQQEQFETKVIQIKVPSDLSKFRDQNQFHSVTKQAAVNSETTSKKLKEGSNIPTESDTQDFTIFLKHCGVKLDVDNGRQTKEVEVKLPDEKKLLQLYFDYDDGLKIDSTSPSKHVESVSEYTWREVKLDYSKLPQYYMKLSKIRLTGLVVITTMAGYAVAPDPFYLSTFLLCTFGTALTSCSANAVNQYLEVPFDSQMNRTKNRVLVRGHLSPLHAVTFAVITGSTGLVILTLGVNPLTATLGAFNLGLYTLVYTPMKRYSILNTWVGSIVGAIPPMMGWTACTGMLEPGALLLGAILYAWQFPHFNALSWNLRPDYSRGGYRMASVVRPELCKRVALRYSIGMIGLCSAAPLVHLTTWTFAVDSLPLNVWLAYLAWNFYRKGDSNSSRRLFRFTLVHIPALMILMLIGKKSGRDNNSENWQLLQSFKNLISVT